One genomic window of Desmospora activa DSM 45169 includes the following:
- the purB gene encoding adenylosuccinate lyase gives MIERYTREEMGSIWTDENRYRAWLEVEILACEAWAELGVIPRKDVERIRQHARINVDRILEIEEETRHDVVAFTRAVAETLGNESKWVHYGLTSTDVVDTALSYLLRQANDILLRDVDRMLDVLEQKAKQHKYTVMMGRTHGVHAEPTTFGLKLALWREEMKRNKERLEQAVRTVAVGKISGAVGTYANIDPFVEKYVCEKLGLTAAPISTQTLQRDRHAEYLSTLALIATSLEKFAVEIRGLQKSETREVEEAFGKGQKGSSAMPHKRNPVGSENITGLARVVRGHMVTAYENVPLWHERDISHSSAERVILPDTTILLNYMLNRLAGIIENLTVFPENMKRNMERTYGLIYSQRVLLTLIDKGLKRESAYDRVQKLAMQAWEEATPFRELVEGDDTITGILSSEEIAACFDYRYHLQRVDEIFARLGLD, from the coding sequence ATGATTGAACGTTATACACGTGAAGAGATGGGATCGATCTGGACCGATGAAAACCGGTACCGGGCTTGGCTGGAAGTGGAGATATTGGCGTGTGAAGCGTGGGCGGAGTTGGGTGTGATTCCGCGGAAGGATGTGGAGCGAATCCGGCAGCACGCCCGCATCAATGTGGACCGCATCCTGGAGATTGAAGAGGAGACGCGCCATGATGTGGTCGCCTTTACCCGTGCAGTTGCGGAAACTTTAGGCAATGAATCCAAATGGGTTCACTATGGCTTAACCTCAACCGATGTAGTGGATACCGCCTTATCCTATCTGTTGCGCCAAGCCAATGACATTTTGCTGCGTGATGTGGATCGGATGTTGGATGTGCTGGAGCAAAAAGCAAAACAGCACAAATACACGGTAATGATGGGACGCACCCACGGTGTCCATGCTGAACCGACCACCTTTGGGCTAAAATTGGCACTGTGGCGGGAAGAGATGAAACGGAACAAAGAGCGGTTGGAACAAGCCGTTCGCACAGTGGCCGTCGGCAAAATCTCCGGCGCTGTCGGTACCTATGCCAATATCGATCCCTTTGTTGAAAAATATGTATGTGAAAAATTGGGCCTCACAGCAGCACCCATCTCCACTCAAACTCTACAGCGGGATCGCCATGCGGAATACCTCTCCACTTTAGCGCTGATCGCTACCAGCTTGGAAAAATTTGCAGTGGAGATCCGTGGGCTTCAAAAAAGTGAGACACGAGAAGTGGAAGAAGCGTTCGGCAAAGGGCAAAAAGGTTCTTCCGCCATGCCGCATAAGCGTAACCCCGTCGGTTCGGAAAATATCACAGGGCTGGCACGGGTGGTACGGGGTCATATGGTGACCGCCTATGAAAATGTTCCTCTGTGGCATGAACGGGATATTTCTCACTCTTCCGCAGAACGGGTGATTTTGCCCGATACCACGATCCTGCTCAACTACATGCTGAACCGCTTGGCGGGCATTATTGAGAATTTAACGGTATTCCCGGAAAACATGAAGCGCAATATGGAACGTACCTACGGACTGATCTATTCACAACGGGTACTTCTCACCTTGATCGACAAAGGCTTAAAGCGGGAAAGCGCCTATGATCGTGTACAAAAGCTGGCCATGCAGGCCTGGGAAGAGGCGACCCCTTTCCGGGAGCTGGTGGAAGGCGACGACACCATCACCGGAATTCTCTCCTCGGAGGAGATTGCCGCTTGCTTCGATTATCGTTACCATTTACAGCGGGTGGATGAAATTTTTGCACGGCTAGGTTTGGACTAG
- the purQ gene encoding phosphoribosylformylglycinamidine synthase subunit PurQ, whose product MRFAVVVFPGSNCDTDCVKAVRDILEQPVDLVWHHEKRLHSYDAIILPGGFSYGDYLRTGALARFSPVMEAVQETAEKGKLVLGICNGFQVLLEAGLLPGAMRVNDHLQFRCDIQPLQVANNHLPFTLEYEEGETIQLPIAHGEGNYYCDEKTLKQLQERGQIVFRYDGNNPNGSVDDIAGIVNEKGNVLGLMPHPERAVHDWMGSADGAKMLTSMLRYWRESHGAA is encoded by the coding sequence ATGCGCTTCGCCGTTGTTGTTTTTCCTGGTTCCAATTGCGATACGGACTGTGTGAAGGCGGTTCGTGACATTTTGGAGCAACCGGTCGATCTGGTGTGGCACCATGAAAAGCGCTTGCACTCCTACGATGCGATTATTTTGCCCGGTGGTTTTTCCTATGGTGATTATCTACGGACAGGGGCTTTGGCCCGCTTTTCCCCGGTGATGGAAGCGGTGCAGGAAACGGCGGAGAAAGGAAAACTGGTCCTCGGAATTTGCAACGGTTTTCAGGTGTTACTGGAAGCGGGATTGTTGCCCGGTGCGATGCGGGTAAATGATCATCTCCAATTTCGTTGTGACATCCAACCGCTCCAGGTGGCAAACAACCACCTTCCTTTTACCTTGGAATATGAGGAAGGAGAAACGATCCAACTGCCGATCGCCCATGGAGAAGGAAACTACTACTGCGATGAAAAGACACTTAAGCAATTGCAGGAGCGAGGGCAGATCGTTTTTCGCTATGATGGCAACAATCCCAACGGATCGGTGGATGATATCGCCGGAATCGTCAATGAAAAAGGCAATGTCTTGGGATTGATGCCTCATCCGGAGCGGGCGGTTCATGACTGGATGGGATCCGCTGACGGTGCCAAGATGTTAACTTCGATGCTACGCTACTGGAGGGAGAGCCATGGTGCGGCCTGA
- the purE gene encoding 5-(carboxyamino)imidazole ribonucleotide mutase: MSLAQVGVIMGSTSDWPTMEQTCEVLQELEIPFEKRVVSAHRTPDEMFRYAEEAEGRGLRVIIAGAGGAAHLPGMVAAKTVLPVIGVPIKTSTLNGVDSLYSIVQMPGGVPVATVAIGQAGAVNAGLLAAEILGSHNENIRERLRRRRQTIRQRVLDTADLDG; encoded by the coding sequence ATGTCGTTGGCACAGGTGGGGGTCATTATGGGAAGCACTTCCGACTGGCCCACCATGGAGCAAACGTGTGAAGTATTGCAGGAGTTGGAGATTCCGTTTGAGAAACGGGTGGTATCGGCTCACCGCACGCCTGATGAGATGTTCCGCTATGCGGAGGAAGCCGAAGGCCGGGGGTTACGTGTAATTATTGCTGGTGCCGGTGGAGCCGCCCATCTGCCTGGGATGGTAGCGGCTAAGACGGTTTTACCGGTGATCGGAGTTCCCATTAAAACGTCCACCTTAAACGGGGTAGACTCCCTCTACTCCATTGTGCAGATGCCGGGCGGTGTGCCGGTGGCGACCGTTGCCATCGGTCAAGCGGGAGCCGTTAATGCAGGGCTGCTGGCTGCGGAAATCTTGGGGTCTCATAATGAAAATATACGGGAACGGCTACGCCGTCGCAGACAAACGATTCGTCAGCGCGTACTGGATACAGCCGATTTGGATGGGTGA
- the purS gene encoding phosphoribosylformylglycinamidine synthase subunit PurS has translation MYKATITVRLKSSVLDPQGSAVKGSLHSLGFAEVENVRIGKTLEVWLDSADAAVAREQVEAMCQQLLANPVIENYEFQLEEGA, from the coding sequence ATGTATAAAGCTACAATTACCGTTCGCCTAAAAAGCAGCGTGTTGGATCCGCAAGGAAGTGCGGTCAAAGGATCGCTTCATTCTCTCGGCTTTGCCGAAGTGGAAAATGTACGCATCGGCAAGACGTTGGAAGTCTGGTTGGACTCAGCTGATGCCGCTGTCGCTCGTGAACAGGTGGAAGCGATGTGTCAGCAACTGTTGGCCAATCCCGTGATTGAAAACTACGAGTTTCAACTGGAGGAGGGTGCTTAA
- a CDS encoding ArsR/SmtB family transcription factor, producing MPIQLKVEYSPLYELIASLTLYLDKKAPRVTDLGKPWVGKVNACIQPELKQTLSQLMEQTEDAFQDKQIFRYLLMRWAVESPEKGSVDSFLRWLQAQQAEELYERIDWGDLGPLPLDECKSMQEHVLTVVEQWNQQYFQDLDPAILQYLRADAEKKRRLAEKLDPVEVVEQATKGIRVQPIKSTWNLVLIPQYHYAPVNILTEYRNHCIWQYAVELPPEKPEDPPRSLVRLSNCLGDANRLRILRYIAEEPRTFMEIVRYIGLAKSTVNHHLVHLRAAGLVQRDFFVDKRMERHRLREVALDQVGGQLREYLLPDRISSTSRRGEGGQQ from the coding sequence ATGCCAATTCAATTAAAAGTGGAGTACTCCCCCTTGTATGAGTTGATTGCCAGCCTCACTCTTTATCTCGATAAAAAAGCGCCACGGGTGACGGACTTGGGAAAACCATGGGTGGGAAAAGTGAATGCATGTATTCAGCCGGAGCTAAAACAAACCTTGTCACAGCTGATGGAGCAGACGGAAGATGCTTTTCAGGATAAGCAAATTTTTCGATATTTACTGATGAGATGGGCAGTGGAGTCACCGGAAAAAGGAAGTGTGGACTCGTTTTTGCGCTGGTTACAGGCCCAGCAAGCAGAGGAGCTTTATGAGCGAATCGATTGGGGGGACTTGGGACCTTTGCCCTTGGATGAATGTAAAAGCATGCAGGAGCATGTGCTGACGGTGGTGGAACAGTGGAATCAGCAGTATTTTCAAGACTTGGATCCCGCCATTTTGCAGTATTTACGTGCCGATGCGGAGAAAAAACGTCGCTTAGCTGAAAAACTGGATCCGGTAGAAGTGGTGGAACAAGCAACAAAAGGAATCCGGGTGCAGCCGATAAAATCGACATGGAATCTGGTTTTGATCCCACAGTATCATTACGCACCCGTTAATATATTGACGGAGTACCGAAACCATTGCATTTGGCAATATGCGGTAGAATTGCCGCCAGAAAAGCCGGAGGATCCACCGCGGTCATTGGTTCGACTTAGCAACTGTCTCGGCGATGCCAATCGCTTGCGCATTCTGCGCTATATCGCAGAAGAGCCGCGCACGTTTATGGAGATCGTCCGTTATATTGGTTTGGCGAAAAGTACAGTTAATCATCATTTAGTTCACCTGCGGGCAGCTGGGTTGGTGCAACGGGATTTTTTTGTGGATAAACGAATGGAACGACATCGGCTGCGGGAGGTTGCTTTGGATCAGGTTGGGGGTCAGCTGCGGGAATATTTGCTGCCAGATCGGATATCATCGACCTCCCGGCGGGGAGAAGGGGGACAACAATGA
- the purC gene encoding phosphoribosylaminoimidazolesuccinocarboxamide synthase, with amino-acid sequence MKRGEMLYEGKAKKIYCTDDPHVVWVSYKDDATAFNGGKKGSIAGKGELNNRISAHFFEHLGSYGVAHHFVKLLSPTEQLARKVTILPIEVVVRNRAAGSLAKRLGLENGVLFPQPVVEFYYKNDDLGDPLINEDHIRLLQLAEPEQVAKIREEALNINELLLSRMDACEIILVDFKLEFGVDESGKLMLADEISPDTCRFWDRETGKPLDKDRFRRDLGDVEAAYREIWTRLGGTAHV; translated from the coding sequence ATGAAACGAGGCGAGATGTTATATGAAGGTAAGGCGAAAAAGATTTATTGTACTGACGACCCGCATGTGGTGTGGGTATCGTACAAGGATGACGCCACTGCCTTCAACGGGGGGAAAAAAGGCTCCATCGCCGGCAAAGGGGAGTTAAACAACCGCATCAGTGCCCATTTCTTTGAGCATCTGGGCAGTTACGGGGTTGCACATCATTTTGTGAAGCTATTGTCCCCGACTGAGCAGTTGGCCCGCAAAGTAACGATTTTGCCGATTGAGGTAGTGGTTCGCAATCGGGCTGCCGGCTCTCTCGCCAAACGGCTGGGATTGGAAAACGGGGTGTTGTTCCCGCAGCCGGTGGTGGAGTTTTACTACAAAAACGATGATCTGGGCGATCCCTTGATCAATGAGGATCATATCCGCTTATTGCAATTGGCGGAGCCGGAGCAAGTGGCAAAAATCCGGGAAGAAGCGCTTAATATTAATGAACTGTTGCTGTCACGAATGGATGCGTGTGAAATTATTTTGGTCGATTTTAAGCTGGAGTTTGGTGTGGATGAGAGCGGCAAACTGATGTTGGCGGATGAAATTTCGCCGGATACTTGCCGTTTTTGGGATCGAGAGACGGGAAAACCCTTGGATAAGGACCGGTTTCGTCGGGATTTAGGCGATGTAGAAGCCGCTTATCGCGAAATTTGGACTCGATTGGGAGGAACAGCCCATGTATAA
- a CDS encoding dicarboxylate/amino acid:cation symporter, giving the protein MTKKILIGIVLGLIVGLTLHIYFPATFDSVNTYVFSPVADLFLKAIKMIVVPLVFFSIAIGAAGMADPKKLGRIGGKTILLYLITTAVAISLALILANVIGPGTHAGNIPLPEEAPDAAKDGAPSILETFVNIVPENPIAALAEGQMLQIIFFALVFGFGMAFLGSKVDRVKELVEQANEIMMWMIHQLMKIVPFAAFALMARAIGEAGPNLVGSMALYMITLVSVLLLHMTITYGLFLKFIAKLSPIKFYKAMFPAMEVAFTTSSSAATLPVTMDRVEKGLNVPKSISSFVLPLGATVNMDGTAIMQGVAAIFIAQVYGIDLTITQQLLIVLTATLASIGTAAVPSAGIVMLTIVFPVVGLPIEGLAIVLGVDRLLDMARTATNITGDAMVATCIAKTEGADINIQEEASKTA; this is encoded by the coding sequence ATGACGAAAAAAATCCTCATTGGAATTGTGCTCGGTCTCATTGTGGGGCTTACCCTTCATATTTATTTTCCTGCCACTTTTGATTCAGTCAACACTTACGTCTTCTCTCCTGTGGCTGATTTGTTTCTAAAGGCGATTAAAATGATCGTGGTGCCGTTGGTCTTCTTTTCGATCGCCATCGGTGCAGCGGGAATGGCCGATCCAAAAAAATTGGGCCGAATCGGTGGGAAGACAATTCTTCTCTATCTGATTACGACTGCGGTCGCTATCAGCTTGGCATTGATCTTAGCCAATGTAATCGGTCCAGGCACCCATGCCGGCAATATACCGCTGCCTGAGGAAGCACCGGATGCGGCGAAAGATGGGGCGCCGTCAATTTTGGAAACATTCGTCAACATTGTGCCGGAAAATCCGATTGCAGCGTTGGCGGAAGGGCAAATGTTACAGATTATCTTCTTTGCCCTGGTATTCGGCTTCGGGATGGCTTTCTTAGGCAGCAAAGTGGATCGGGTCAAGGAATTGGTGGAACAAGCCAATGAGATTATGATGTGGATGATTCACCAATTGATGAAAATCGTTCCCTTTGCCGCTTTTGCGCTTATGGCCCGTGCAATTGGGGAAGCGGGTCCGAATCTGGTTGGTTCGATGGCCCTTTATATGATTACATTGGTGTCGGTCCTTTTGCTCCACATGACGATCACCTATGGATTGTTCCTCAAGTTTATTGCCAAACTAAGCCCGATCAAATTTTATAAAGCGATGTTTCCGGCGATGGAAGTGGCTTTTACCACCAGCAGCAGCGCTGCTACTTTGCCGGTTACCATGGATCGAGTGGAAAAAGGGTTAAATGTACCAAAGAGCATCTCCAGCTTTGTCCTGCCCCTGGGCGCTACCGTCAATATGGATGGGACCGCTATTATGCAGGGGGTTGCAGCGATTTTTATCGCGCAGGTATACGGTATTGATCTTACGATTACCCAACAGCTCTTGATCGTTCTAACGGCGACGTTGGCTTCGATCGGTACCGCTGCTGTACCTTCCGCTGGGATTGTGATGTTGACGATCGTATTTCCGGTCGTGGGTCTACCCATCGAAGGATTGGCGATTGTGTTGGGCGTAGACCGTCTGTTGGATATGGCGCGTACTGCCACCAACATCACTGGTGACGCTATGGTTGCCACCTGTATCGCCAAGACGGAAGGGGCAGACATCAATATTCAGGAGGAAGCGAGTAAGACTGCATGA
- the purK gene encoding 5-(carboxyamino)imidazole ribonucleotide synthase → MTEKKRKQAHPILPGSTIGILGGGQLGRMIALAGRQIGYRFVTLDPAADCPTASVADQHIQAPFDDLEAARKLAQHCDVVTYEFENVDDDVVRLLEDHTFVPQGSRLLQTTRHRLREKEALVAAGLPVAPYQPLIHASDLLRIAMEVGFPCVLKTATGGYDGKGQWLLRSRDDAVQTAKTLTGGPWVVEAFVPFQREMSVIAARSVTGEVGTYPAVENVHRNHILHLTRAPAPVADSILREAEQLAQNVATALDVVGLVAVEMFQLVDGRLWINELAPRPHNSGHWTIDACATSQFEQHVRAVCGLPLGSFQPLSPAVMVNILGEHLPEVTKAIPHLPSSAKLHLYGKKESRPGRKMGHITVVEASLEQAETVVDELGIWPSESSESMKSTGS, encoded by the coding sequence ATGACTGAGAAAAAAAGAAAACAAGCACACCCGATTCTGCCTGGTAGTACCATTGGTATCTTAGGCGGAGGGCAATTGGGACGGATGATCGCACTGGCCGGACGGCAAATAGGCTACCGTTTTGTGACACTGGATCCGGCGGCGGATTGTCCGACTGCTTCGGTGGCAGATCAGCATATTCAGGCTCCTTTTGATGATCTGGAAGCGGCGCGGAAGCTGGCACAGCACTGCGATGTAGTCACGTATGAATTTGAAAATGTGGATGACGATGTGGTGCGATTGTTAGAAGATCACACCTTTGTTCCGCAAGGAAGCCGCCTGCTGCAAACCACCCGCCACCGCTTGCGGGAAAAAGAAGCCCTCGTCGCTGCCGGACTGCCTGTTGCTCCGTATCAACCCCTCATCCATGCATCCGATCTTCTCCGCATCGCGATGGAGGTCGGTTTTCCGTGTGTGCTGAAGACGGCTACCGGTGGCTATGACGGCAAGGGGCAGTGGTTACTCCGTAGCAGAGACGATGCTGTGCAAACCGCAAAAACATTGACAGGCGGCCCCTGGGTGGTGGAGGCGTTTGTTCCCTTCCAGCGGGAAATGTCTGTGATCGCTGCTCGCTCCGTTACTGGCGAGGTGGGTACTTACCCGGCAGTGGAAAACGTGCACCGTAATCATATTTTGCATCTGACGCGGGCACCGGCGCCAGTCGCGGATTCCATCTTACGGGAAGCGGAGCAGTTGGCGCAAAATGTGGCAACTGCTTTGGATGTAGTTGGATTGGTGGCGGTGGAGATGTTCCAGTTGGTGGATGGACGCCTCTGGATCAATGAATTGGCACCTCGTCCCCACAATTCGGGCCACTGGACGATCGATGCTTGTGCCACTTCGCAGTTTGAGCAACATGTTCGCGCCGTCTGTGGATTGCCTTTGGGATCGTTTCAACCCCTTTCCCCAGCAGTGATGGTGAATATCCTCGGCGAACATCTGCCAGAGGTGACAAAGGCGATTCCACATTTGCCCTCATCCGCCAAATTGCATTTATACGGCAAAAAAGAGAGCCGTCCGGGACGCAAAATGGGGCATATCACTGTCGTGGAGGCAAGTTTGGAACAAGCGGAAACAGTTGTGGACGAATTGGGAATCTGGCCTTCGGAAAGCAGCGAGTCGATGAAATCTACCGGGAGTTGA
- a CDS encoding MFS transporter, which produces MKELLRQRVFVLLWAGQIASGLGGMFATFVEGWLIFELTGSKMLMGSLHMTYLIPLLLVQLLVGPFLDRWDLRKVMVASELIRGAAYLFPAVMLTLGLLQPWHLFVSAMLMGCTEPLFRPAAMAYLPSVVSKEKLVKANSLLEGTMSFAMLAGPPVAGLLLMMWDAHVILYLLVVLMAIAGALIWFLPPKKKIASTQEKGAWVQQFREGVSFYKVQPVLLGTGLLIMVGNLCFSAANPMYLPYVLEVLGGTTFHYGLLMSSLSLGMIGGSLFMGWIAEPRRKKPYMLGANLIGGLCLGLLSLVYWYPLAIGLAAISGFFLIWFNILNTTLYQRFVPEELRGRVFSLRILLAQGGMPVGAFVGGITAESWGVTTLFALAGGLVVIASVVAWFLPVFRQLDQEWVESKKPLAG; this is translated from the coding sequence ATGAAAGAATTGTTGCGCCAGCGCGTATTTGTATTATTGTGGGCAGGCCAGATCGCTTCAGGATTGGGAGGCATGTTTGCCACTTTTGTCGAGGGTTGGTTGATTTTTGAATTGACGGGTTCCAAGATGTTAATGGGTTCGTTGCATATGACATATCTGATCCCGTTGTTACTTGTACAGCTGCTGGTGGGACCTTTTTTGGATCGGTGGGATTTACGCAAAGTGATGGTGGCTTCGGAATTGATTCGAGGGGCCGCTTATCTGTTTCCAGCGGTGATGTTAACTTTGGGGTTGTTGCAGCCGTGGCACTTATTTGTCTCTGCTATGTTGATGGGTTGTACGGAACCCTTGTTTCGGCCGGCTGCGATGGCCTATTTGCCGTCAGTGGTGTCCAAGGAGAAGCTGGTAAAGGCGAACTCGCTGTTAGAGGGAACGATGAGCTTTGCCATGTTGGCGGGTCCGCCTGTAGCTGGGTTATTGTTGATGATGTGGGATGCACACGTGATTTTGTATTTATTAGTTGTACTGATGGCAATAGCCGGAGCGCTGATCTGGTTTCTTCCGCCTAAAAAAAAGATTGCATCTACGCAAGAAAAAGGTGCATGGGTGCAACAATTTCGCGAAGGAGTCTCCTTTTATAAAGTGCAGCCGGTACTCTTAGGCACAGGGTTGTTAATCATGGTAGGAAATCTATGCTTTAGTGCCGCCAATCCGATGTACTTGCCCTATGTACTGGAAGTATTGGGCGGAACAACGTTCCATTATGGCTTGCTGATGTCTTCGCTGTCCTTGGGAATGATCGGGGGATCGCTTTTTATGGGATGGATTGCGGAGCCACGCCGAAAAAAGCCATATATGTTGGGAGCAAATCTGATTGGGGGACTCTGTTTGGGATTGCTTTCCCTTGTGTATTGGTATCCTTTAGCAATCGGCTTGGCAGCGATTAGCGGATTTTTTCTAATCTGGTTTAACATCTTAAATACAACATTGTATCAGCGCTTCGTGCCGGAAGAGTTACGGGGCCGGGTTTTTTCGTTGCGTATTTTACTGGCGCAAGGCGGGATGCCGGTGGGGGCATTTGTCGGAGGAATTACCGCTGAATCCTGGGGAGTGACCACTTTATTTGCACTGGCTGGGGGACTTGTTGTCATTGCATCGGTGGTGGCGTGGTTTTTACCCGTATTTCGGCAGTTGGATCAAGAATGGGTAGAATCGAAGAAGCCGTTGGCGGGGTGA
- a CDS encoding class I SAM-dependent methyltransferase, with translation MSEEKKAVQTQFGKSAAGYVGSDIHAKGQDLTWLVQEVKARVPRPLLALDVATGTGHTAFALREYVPRVVGFDLTAEMLEQAQREAAARGLDNLSWMMGDAENIPLPDHLFDVVTLRIAAHHFPHPLQAFQECRRLLAPGGIFILVDNVAPDDPDVDRLYNQVEKWRDPSHGRVYTEGQWSEMLQQAGFLTVEVTHRWQNRVKMDHWFARAHTTDESKKLVHNTLQQANPEQQQLLGFDPVCEHPEFILRKAMWVATR, from the coding sequence TTGTCTGAGGAGAAAAAAGCGGTGCAGACACAGTTTGGCAAATCGGCAGCGGGGTATGTTGGCAGTGACATCCATGCGAAGGGACAGGATCTCACTTGGCTGGTACAAGAGGTGAAAGCACGTGTCCCCCGTCCGCTGCTGGCGTTGGATGTGGCGACGGGAACGGGACATACAGCGTTTGCGCTGCGTGAGTATGTTCCACGTGTTGTCGGCTTTGATCTGACGGCAGAGATGTTGGAACAGGCACAGCGGGAAGCCGCGGCGCGGGGGTTGGATAATCTCAGCTGGATGATGGGGGATGCGGAAAATATCCCACTGCCGGATCATTTATTTGATGTCGTTACGTTACGAATTGCCGCTCATCATTTTCCACATCCATTGCAGGCATTTCAAGAATGTCGACGTCTGTTAGCACCTGGCGGCATTTTTATATTGGTGGATAATGTCGCTCCTGATGATCCCGATGTGGATCGTCTCTACAACCAAGTGGAAAAATGGCGTGACCCCTCTCATGGACGGGTATATACGGAAGGGCAATGGAGCGAGATGTTGCAACAGGCTGGATTTTTGACGGTGGAAGTAACTCATCGCTGGCAGAATCGAGTCAAGATGGATCATTGGTTTGCGCGTGCCCATACAACGGACGAGTCAAAAAAATTGGTGCATAATACTCTGCAGCAAGCCAATCCGGAACAACAGCAACTACTTGGGTTTGATCCTGTGTGCGAACATCCTGAATTTATTTTGCGAAAAGCGATGTGGGTAGCGACAAGATGA